DNA from Pelagibacterium nitratireducens:
GATATCGCCGAAGCGCTCGATATTCCCGCCATCGTTGCCGCGCTGCAGCCGCTCAATTCGACGAGCGAATTTCCGCTCTGCATCTATTACGGGCCGACATTCGGGAAAACCATCAACCGGCTGACCTATTCGACGATGACCGTGCAGCAGATCTATTACAATCTGCCGCGCAACAAGCTGCGTCGGGAGCTGATGGGGCTGGGACCGCGCAAGAACGGGGGGTTCTTCAAGGACACTGACGGCACCCCGCTGTGGACGCTGAACGCCTATTCCGAAACCATTTCACCGCGTCCGCGCGACTGGCCGAAAACCTCGATCGTCACCGGCTACTGGATGCTGCCAGACAATTCGGGCTGGCAGCCTTCCGAAGAGTTCAAGACGTTCCTCGATGAGGGGCCACTCCCGATCTATGTGGGGTTCGGGTCCATGCCGTGGGGTGCGGATCGCAATACCGATATATTGCGCGAGGCGCTGACCATGTGGGATGGCCGCGTGGTCGTGGGACGCGGCTGGGGGGGCATCAAGCCCGACGATCTGCCTTCGGACCGGGTCTATGTTATCGACCGGGCACCGCACGACCAGCTTTTCAAATATGTGAAAGCGGTGGTCCATCATGGGGGCGCGGGGACCACGGCCTCGGGTCTCATTCTTGGCAAGCCGACCTTCATCGTGCCCCAAATGGTCGATCAGCCCTACTGGGGTGGGCGCGTGCATGAATTGGGCTGCGGGCCAAAACCCGTGCGCCGCCGCAAGCTGACGGCGGAGGCGCTGGCCGATGCGCTCAGCCAGCTCGATTCCAACCCGGGCTTTGCCCGCAACGCCGAAAAGATCGGCGCGCAATTGCGGGCCGAAGACGGGACCGGCAAGGCAATCAAGGTTATCGAGCGGGTCATGGCCAATTACCATCCGCGCAGCGCGCGCCAGCTGGCATAAAAAAAACCGGCGACTGTCTCCAGTCGCCGGGTTCTGCTTTGTGTGATCAGGCCCGAAGCTTGTAGCCTGTCCTGAAAATCCAGGTGATGATGGCCAACGCGGCGGCCATGAAGACCAGCGTCATGCCCAGACTGATCCACACATCGACATCGGCCACCCCGTAAAAGCTCCAGCGGAAACCGCTCACGAGATAAACCACGGGATTGAGCAACGCGATGTTCTGCCAGGTCTCGGGCAGCATGGTGATCGAATAGAAAGTGCCGCCCAGGAACGCCAGGGGCGTAACGATGAGCAGCGGAATGAGCTGGAGTTTTTCGAACCCGTCCGCCCAGATGCCGATGATGAAGCCGATCAGCGAGAAGGTGACGGCGGTCAACACCATGAACGCCATCATCCAGATCGGATGCTGGATATGGAGATCCACAAAGAAACTGGCCGTCAGAAGGATGATCAGCGCCAGAATGACCGATTTGGTTGCCGCCGCGCCGACAAAGGCGATCACCGTCTCCACATGGGAAATCGGCGCGGTCAGGATTTCATAGACCGTACCGGCGAATTTGGGAAAGTAAATGCCGAAGGATGCGTTCGACAGCGATTGCTGCAGCAACGAGAGCATGATGAGCCCGGGCACGATAAACGCCGCATAGCTGACGCCTTCAACCGATTCGATGCGCGAGCCGATGGCCGCGCCGAACACCACGAAATAAAGCGAAGTCGAAACGACCGGGGAAATGATCGACTGGGTGACAGTGCGCCACCAGCGCGCCATTTCAAATACATATATGGCCTTGATCGCGTAGTAGTTCATGTCCGGTCCCTCAAAAGGCCAATGAAGATTTCCTCGAGCGACGACTGGTGGGTCGACAAATCCTTGATCCTGATGCCTTCGGCATTGAGGGCTCCGATCAGGGTCGCGATGCCGGTCCGGTCGGCCTGGCTGTCATAGCTGTAGCGCAGTTCCTCACCATCATCGGAGAGTTTGAGCCCGAGATCTGTCAGCGATTGCGGCAGGGTCTTGAGCGGTTCCTGCAACTGAACGGCAAGATCCTTCTTGCCAAGCTTGCGCATCAGCTCGGCTTTTTCCTCCACCAGAATGATTTCGCCATTCGAGATGACCCCGATCCGGTCGGCCATCTCCTCGGCTTCTTCGATGTAGTGGGTGGTGAGAATGATCGTGACGCCGTTTTCCCGCAGTTCGCGGACCACATTCCACATGTCGCGCCGGAGTTCGACGTCGACGCCGGCCGTCGGCTCATCGAGAAACAGGATTTCCGGTTCGTGGCTGAGCGCCTTGGCGATCAACACCCGCCGCTTCATGCCGCCCGAAAGCGTGATCAGCTTGTCGTTGCGTTTGTCCCAGAGCGAGAGGTCACGCAGGATCTTTTCGATGACCTTGTCATTGCGCGGTTTGCCGAACAGGCCGCGGGTGAACGATACGGTCGCCCAAACCGTCTCGAACCGATCCGAACTCAATTCCTGCGGCACCAGGCCAATCATGGCGCGGGTCTTGCGAAATTCGGTGACGACATCATGCCCGCCGACCAGAATCTGCCCGTCCGAGGGGCGAACCATGCCGCAGATCGTGCCGATCAGCGTGGTCTTTCCCGCGCCATTGGGCCCGAGCAGCGCGAAAATTTCGCCCACCCTGATGTCGAGATTGATATTTTTGAGGGCGTGAAAGCCCGTGTCATAGGTCTTGTTGAGACCCAGAACCGCTACCGCAGGTTCAGCAGTCGTTATTTGCATATTCATGGAAATCCGCCCTCTGGCCAGAGGTGCCTATATAAGATGCAAACGGTCGATGACCACCCCCTAAAGCAAACAAAAAAGGCCCGCCAGAAGCGGGCCTTTCCAAAAATCGGGAAGCGATGGATTAACGCTTGGAGAACTGGAACGAACGACGGGCCTTGGCCTTGCCGTACTTCTTGCGTTCAACCACACGGCTGTCGCGGGTCAGGAAGCCACCCTTCTTGAGCGTCGGGCGAAGCTCGGGCTCATAAAGGGTCAGTGCCTGGGACAGACCGTGGCGAATGGCACCGGCCTGGCCGGACAGGCCGCCGCCGGCGACCGTTGCGATCACGTCGTACTGGTCGACGCGCTCGGCGGTCACGATCGGCTGCTGCAGAATCATCTGGAGAACCGGGCGGGCGAAATAGGCTGTGAATTCCTTGCCGTTGACGGTGATCTTGCCCGAACCGGGCTTGATCCATACGCGGGCAACGGCATCCTTGCGCTTGCCGGTGGCATAGGCGCGGCCATAGCTGTCGAGCTTCTGGGTATAAACCGGCGCGTCATTGACAGCGGTATCGGTGGCCGTGCCGAGATCTTCGAGGGAGTTGATGGTCTCGGACATATTACTTCACCCTCACATTCTTGGTGTTGAGCGCGGCAACATCGAGCGTTTCGGGCTGCTGGGCTTCATGGGGATGCTCGGCACCGGCGTAAACGCGCAGGTTCTTGAGCTGGGCACGGGTCAGCGGGCCACCCGGCATCATGCGGCGCACGGCGTTTTCAACAACGCGCTCGGGGAAACGACCCTCGAGCAGTTCGCGCATGGTGCGGTCCTTGATGCCACCGGGGTAGCCGGTGTGCCAGTAAAAGCGCTTGTCGTCGAGCTTCTTGCCGGTGAACTTCACCTTGTCGGCATTGATGACAATAACATTGTCGCCCATGTCCTGGTTGGGGGTGAAGGTCGGAAGGTGCTTGCCGCGCAGGCGAGTGGCGATGACCGCAGCGAGACGGCCTACAACGAGGCCTTCCGCGTCGATCAAAACCCACTTCTTATCGATCTCGCCAGCCTTGGCCGAGTAGGTTTTCATTGTTCTTGATCCTTTTGGATATCTCTTACGAGACAAGGCCGCCAAAGCGGGAGGCCCATCCCCGGCCAGACTTGCGAATGGCCATTTCGACGCGGGTGATACAGGCCACCCGATGCGCCGTCAAGCACAAAGTAATTTCTGTTATATTACAACAGTTTAACGGCGCGGTATAATACTACCGCGAAGAAAGCCTATGCATATCAGAGAGATAGGCCACCACCATCGCCACCAGTGTGAACGCCAGCGCCTGATGGACGAGCGCGACGGGAATATTGACCACCGACAGCAGCGTCGTGATCCCTACGGCGACCTGCAGCACGATGAGCACCGCGATACGCGGCAGCCATGCGTGAACGCCCGCAAAACCGGGACCCTTGCGACCGCGCCACCACAGGACCAGCGCGTAGATCGTGATGAGGTAGGCCAGGCTCCGATGGTTGAACTGCACGGTGAGAATGTTTTCAAATATGTTGCGCCAGGCCGGGTCGATGGTGAACAGACCGCCCGGCACGATCGCGCCGTCGATCAGGGGCCAGGTGTTGTAGATGAAGCCGGCGTCCAGTCCAGCGACAAGTGCCCCTGCCCCGATCTGGATAAACAGCAGTGCGACCAGGACCCAATTGGCGATCGTCCATCCGCGTGAGGGCACAACGCCGCTGACGGGGGGTTCGAGCGTTCTGGCCACCCAGACGAGCGCCATCATCAATATGCTCGCGGCGCACAGATGGGCAGCGAGGCGATATTGAGAGACCGAAGTGAGTTCGGAAAGGCCCGACGAGACCATCCACCAGCCCAGAAACCCCTGGAAGGCGCCTGCGACAAACAGCCCCGTCATCGGCCAGACGAGGCTTTTGGGGATACGGCGCTGGATAAGGAAGATCACAAAGGGGATGGCGAAGGCAAAGCCGAGCATGCGCGCCAGAAAGCGATGGCCCCATTCCCACCAGAAGATCGATTTGAACTCATCGACGCCCATCCAGCTTTCGACAAGCCGGTACTGCGGAATCTGCTGGTAGGCCTCGAATTCGGCTTGCCAGTCGGCGGCGGACAGCGGCGGGATAATGCCCGAAATCGGCTTCCAGCTGGTGATCGAAAGGCCGGACTCGGTCAGCCGCGTACCGCCACCCACCACGACGATCAGCAACACGAACGCGGCAAGGCAGTAGAGCCAGATGCGGACGGGCCGGATGCGGTCGTAATCGAGCGATGCGGAACCAGCGGAGACGATGGCAGACACAGTAAGCGTACCGGAGTTGTCAATATTGACCGAAGTGCTAATGGGATGCCCGGCAAATGGCAATGATAACAAACGCCGCAGCATGGAGACAGCAATGACCCAGCGCCAGCGCAAGGCCGTCGGCATCGGACTGACCCTTTTGACGCTTGTGATGTGGACGGCTTTGGGCCTCTGGATCTACGAGTTGTGGCTGGTCGGAGCGCACAATCTCGTTCACCTGGCCTTTTTCGTACTGTTCGGGCTGGGCTGGGTGTTTCCGGCCATGGTGGTGATCCGGTGGATGCAGAAGCCCGACGCCTGAGGTTTACTCCACGTCGAGCCGCTTGCCCCGACGCATCAGGGTGAACACTTCGGCGGTCAGGAAAACGTCGATAAAGCGCTTTTCCTGGAACAATCCGTTGAGCGAGACCCGGGGCAGCGCATTGAGATGGGCGCGGTGTTCGGCATAAAGACCGCCCGGGCGCGTGGTCACGGCGGTGGCAAATCCCAGATCCCGCGCGGCGGCAAATTCGCGCGGGCCTGCAGCGGCGACTCCACCGATGGGATAGGACAAATGCCGCGGGCGCTTGCCGAACTGGGCTCCAAGCACATTGGCCGATTGTTCGATCTCGGCCCGCATCTGGTCTTGAGGCAGTTTTGACAGTTCGTAGTGATAGACCGTGTGCGCGCCGATGGTGCACAGCGGCTCGCCGGCAAAAGTCTTGAGTTCGGACCAGTCCATGATCAGTTCGCGACAGTGCGCGGCAAGGTCAAATCCATAGCGTTGGGCCAGTGTCCTGATCGACGCCTCGCGTTCGGGCTCGGCCATTTTGCGGTAACGCTCATAGACAAGAGCGAAGGTCGCGTTTTTCTGGTCCAGCGTCCCGGCGTCACCGTAGTGCGGGCCCTCGGGCATGTCGAATGCCACCACGTCATTGGCGGCGATGATATCCTCGAGCGCCTGCCACCAGACAATCCCCACTCCGTCAATCAAGCCGGTCGGGATATAGAGCGTGAAGGGTGCGGCGTGCCTGCGCAGGATGGGCAAGGCGTGAACGAGATTGTCGCGATAGCCGTCATCGAAGGTCAAAACGATAAAGGGCTTGGCGTCCTCTGCGCCAATCCGGCTTATGGCTTCATCGAGATCGACGATATCGAACCCGGCCTCACGCGCCCGCACAATCACCGCTTCGAGGAAATCGGGCCGGACCTGGAGGATTGAATTGGGCGAGAACTCTGCCGGAGCGTCAGGGACAACCCTGTGCAGCGTAAAAATGAGACCGCGCGCTGCGGAGAACCTGCGCAGACCGGCCGTCACCCCTGGTAGCGCCAGTGCTTCGAAGGCGGCCCTGTAAACTGAGTAAGGCGGCATCGGGACGCCCTCAGGCGACTTCGGACTGCGGTTCGGCGGTCGCAATGACACGGATAT
Protein-coding regions in this window:
- a CDS encoding ABC transporter ATP-binding protein, encoding MNMQITTAEPAVAVLGLNKTYDTGFHALKNINLDIRVGEIFALLGPNGAGKTTLIGTICGMVRPSDGQILVGGHDVVTEFRKTRAMIGLVPQELSSDRFETVWATVSFTRGLFGKPRNDKVIEKILRDLSLWDKRNDKLITLSGGMKRRVLIAKALSHEPEILFLDEPTAGVDVELRRDMWNVVRELRENGVTIILTTHYIEEAEEMADRIGVISNGEIILVEEKAELMRKLGKKDLAVQLQEPLKTLPQSLTDLGLKLSDDGEELRYSYDSQADRTGIATLIGALNAEGIRIKDLSTHQSSLEEIFIGLLRDRT
- a CDS encoding glycosyltransferase, which encodes MTKRIAMATLGTQGDVQPYVALARAMIAQGYSVVIGTTDDFEPMVTGYGIEFWSLGPSMQEFVKQSQFERAMNQNLLVNAPALLRQGQKIVDRAARSAWDMAQGADCIMLNMNTSFSIDIAEALDIPAIVAALQPLNSTSEFPLCIYYGPTFGKTINRLTYSTMTVQQIYYNLPRNKLRRELMGLGPRKNGGFFKDTDGTPLWTLNAYSETISPRPRDWPKTSIVTGYWMLPDNSGWQPSEEFKTFLDEGPLPIYVGFGSMPWGADRNTDILREALTMWDGRVVVGRGWGGIKPDDLPSDRVYVIDRAPHDQLFKYVKAVVHHGGAGTTASGLILGKPTFIVPQMVDQPYWGGRVHELGCGPKPVRRRKLTAEALADALSQLDSNPGFARNAEKIGAQLRAEDGTGKAIKVIERVMANYHPRSARQLA
- the rplM gene encoding 50S ribosomal protein L13, whose translation is MKTYSAKAGEIDKKWVLIDAEGLVVGRLAAVIATRLRGKHLPTFTPNQDMGDNVIVINADKVKFTGKKLDDKRFYWHTGYPGGIKDRTMRELLEGRFPERVVENAVRRMMPGGPLTRAQLKNLRVYAGAEHPHEAQQPETLDVAALNTKNVRVK
- a CDS encoding COX15/CtaA family protein, whose protein sequence is MSAIVSAGSASLDYDRIRPVRIWLYCLAAFVLLIVVVGGGTRLTESGLSITSWKPISGIIPPLSAADWQAEFEAYQQIPQYRLVESWMGVDEFKSIFWWEWGHRFLARMLGFAFAIPFVIFLIQRRIPKSLVWPMTGLFVAGAFQGFLGWWMVSSGLSELTSVSQYRLAAHLCAASILMMALVWVARTLEPPVSGVVPSRGWTIANWVLVALLFIQIGAGALVAGLDAGFIYNTWPLIDGAIVPGGLFTIDPAWRNIFENILTVQFNHRSLAYLITIYALVLWWRGRKGPGFAGVHAWLPRIAVLIVLQVAVGITTLLSVVNIPVALVHQALAFTLVAMVVAYLSDMHRLSSR
- the rpsI gene encoding 30S ribosomal protein S9: MSETINSLEDLGTATDTAVNDAPVYTQKLDSYGRAYATGKRKDAVARVWIKPGSGKITVNGKEFTAYFARPVLQMILQQPIVTAERVDQYDVIATVAGGGLSGQAGAIRHGLSQALTLYEPELRPTLKKGGFLTRDSRVVERKKYGKAKARRSFQFSKR
- a CDS encoding polysaccharide deacetylase family protein — protein: MPPYSVYRAAFEALALPGVTAGLRRFSAARGLIFTLHRVVPDAPAEFSPNSILQVRPDFLEAVIVRAREAGFDIVDLDEAISRIGAEDAKPFIVLTFDDGYRDNLVHALPILRRHAAPFTLYIPTGLIDGVGIVWWQALEDIIAANDVVAFDMPEGPHYGDAGTLDQKNATFALVYERYRKMAEPEREASIRTLAQRYGFDLAAHCRELIMDWSELKTFAGEPLCTIGAHTVYHYELSKLPQDQMRAEIEQSANVLGAQFGKRPRHLSYPIGGVAAAGPREFAAARDLGFATAVTTRPGGLYAEHRAHLNALPRVSLNGLFQEKRFIDVFLTAEVFTLMRRGKRLDVE
- a CDS encoding DUF2842 domain-containing protein; this encodes MTQRQRKAVGIGLTLLTLVMWTALGLWIYELWLVGAHNLVHLAFFVLFGLGWVFPAMVVIRWMQKPDA
- a CDS encoding ABC transporter permease produces the protein MNYYAIKAIYVFEMARWWRTVTQSIISPVVSTSLYFVVFGAAIGSRIESVEGVSYAAFIVPGLIMLSLLQQSLSNASFGIYFPKFAGTVYEILTAPISHVETVIAFVGAAATKSVILALIILLTASFFVDLHIQHPIWMMAFMVLTAVTFSLIGFIIGIWADGFEKLQLIPLLIVTPLAFLGGTFYSITMLPETWQNIALLNPVVYLVSGFRWSFYGVADVDVWISLGMTLVFMAAALAIITWIFRTGYKLRA